From the Rhizobium sp. SL42 genome, the window GCAATACAAGGCGCATTCGCTCATCCGCCACCTGCAACTCGGCTGGAACTTCTTCCGCCCCGAGCGCAACGAAAGTTTCGACGTCCTGCCGGCCTCCCAGCGTGTGTCAGAAACCCAGTGGTATGAAGGCACGGCGGACGCCGTCTTCCAGAATATCGACATCATCGAGCCGTATGGCCCGGAATACATGGTGATCCTGGCCGGCGACCATATCTACAAGATGGACTACGAGCAGATGCTCCAGCAGCATGTCGACACCGGCGCCGATGTCACCATCGGCTGCCTGGAAGTGCCGCGCATGGAAGCGGTCGGCTTCGGCGTCATGCATGTCGACGCGACCGACCGCATTATCGACTTCGTCGAGAAGCCGGCCGATCCGCCGGGCATTCCCGGCAACGAGGACATGGCGCTCGCCTCGATGGGCATCTATGTTTTCCACACCAAGTTCCTGATGGAACTGCTGCGCCGCGACGCCGCCGATCCGAATTCCAGCCGCGACTTCGGCAAGGACATCATTCCCTACGTCGTACAGAGCGGCAAGGCCGTCGCCCATCGCTTCGCCCGCTCCTGCGTCCGCTCCGATTTCGAGCGCACCCCCTACTGGCGCGATGTCGGCACGATCGACGCCTACTGGCAGGCCAATATCGACCTGACCGACATCGTTCCGGAACTCGACCTCTACGACAAGTCCTGGCCGATCTGGACCTATTCCGAAAACACGCCGCCGGCCAAGTTCGTCCATGACGACGAGGGACGTCGCGGCTCGGCGATCTCGTCACTGGTTTCCGGCGACTGCATCATTTCCGGGTCTTCACTGTACAAGAGCCTGTTGTTCACCGGCGTGCGAGCCAATTCCTATTCCCGCCTCGAAGGCGCAGTCGTCCTCCCAAAGGTTCAGGTCGGCCGTCATGCCCGGCTCACAAATGTCGTGATAGACCACGGCGTCGTGATCCCCGAAGGACTGATCGTCGGCGAGGATCCGGAAATGGATGCCAAGCGCT encodes:
- the glgC gene encoding glucose-1-phosphate adenylyltransferase; protein product: MTEKRTKSLSRDAMAYVLAGGRGSRLKELTDRRAKPAVYFGGKARIIDFALSNALNSGIRRIGVATQYKAHSLIRHLQLGWNFFRPERNESFDVLPASQRVSETQWYEGTADAVFQNIDIIEPYGPEYMVILAGDHIYKMDYEQMLQQHVDTGADVTIGCLEVPRMEAVGFGVMHVDATDRIIDFVEKPADPPGIPGNEDMALASMGIYVFHTKFLMELLRRDAADPNSSRDFGKDIIPYVVQSGKAVAHRFARSCVRSDFERTPYWRDVGTIDAYWQANIDLTDIVPELDLYDKSWPIWTYSENTPPAKFVHDDEGRRGSAISSLVSGDCIISGSSLYKSLLFTGVRANSYSRLEGAVVLPKVQVGRHARLTNVVIDHGVVIPEGLIVGEDPEMDAKRFRRSENGICLITQAMIDKLG